Proteins found in one Asterias rubens chromosome 12, eAstRub1.3, whole genome shotgun sequence genomic segment:
- the LOC117297419 gene encoding ELAV-like protein 1-B isoform X2 gives MNCVYQSTEFSRSSDDYSGSDPTSGRLPPGTMMDGPSQMQNGVMAKPNNNNNNEDSKTNLIVNYLPQHMSQDEMRSLFGKFGDIESCKLIRDKITGQSLGYGFVNYMKPADAAKALTMLNGLRLSSKMIKVSYARPSSQAIKDANLYISGIPKSYKQEDLDKLFSPYGHIITSRLLYDQDSNTSGRSRGVGFVRYDKRVEAERAIEALHDKIPDAGTDPLIVKFANNPSQNFHKVLQQAYMTCMSPQRRVVPIGSVGPMRHMPPCFRYSPMTLPHTQCNDMLNSMNLQAMTNNGNGWCLFVYNLPAESEESLLWQLFGPFGAVNNVKVVRDFNTNKCKGFGFVTMPKYEDAHRAIEALNGYCLGARTLQVSFKKAKNE, from the exons aCTACCACCAGGCACAATGATGGACGGACCTAGTCAAATGCAGAATGGTGTCATGGCCAAAcccaacaataacaacaataatgaagACAGTAAGACAAATCTCATTGTCAACTATCTGCCACAGCATATGTCACAGGATGAAATGCGTTCACTCTTCGGAAAATTTGGAGACATCGAGTCCTGTAAACTCATCCGGGACAAAATCACAG GTCAAAGTTTGGGCTATGGTTTTGTAAACTACATGAAGCCAGCGGATGCTGCTAAGGCCCTCACCATGCTCAACGGCCTCCGTTTGTCCTCCAAGATGATCAAG gtGTCATATGCTAGACCAAGCAGTCAAGCCATTAAAGATGCTAACCTTTACATCAGTGGTATCCCAAAGAGTTACAAACAAGAGGATCTTGATAAACTCTTCAGTCCTTACGGCCACATCATCACTTCCAGACTTCTCtatgaccaggactcaaacaCAT ctGGTCGCTCACGCGGTGTTGGATTTGTTCGTTATGATAAACGTGTGGAAGCAGAAAGAGCCATCGAAGCTCTTCATGATAAAATTCCAGACGCCGGCACGGACCCCTTGATTGTAAAATTCGCCAACAACCCCAGCCAGAACTTCCACAAGGTCCTGCAGCAGGCCTACATGACATGTATGTCGCCACAGCGCCGTGTCGTGCCAATCGGATCAGTGGGACCAATGCGTCATATGCCACCATGCTTCAG GTATTCACCCATGACACTGCCACATACACAATGTAACGATATGCTCAACTCGATGAACCTCCAAGCCATGACCAACAACGGCAACGGCTGGTGTCTATTTGTCTACAATCTGCCTGCTGAGAGTGAGGAGTCCCTCTTGTGGCAGCTCTTTGGTCCATTCGGGGCTGTCAATAACGTCAAGGTAGTAAGAGATTTCAACACCAACAAGTGCAAGGGATTCGGCTTTGTCACTATGCCCAAGTACGAGGATGCACACCGCGCCATTGAAGCCCTCAATGGGTATTGCCTCGGTGCGCGCACTTTGCAGGTGTCTTTCAAAAAGGCGAAAAAtgagtag
- the LOC117297419 gene encoding ELAV-like protein 2 isoform X1, with amino-acid sequence MNCVYQSTEFSRSSDDYSGSDPTSGRLPPGTMMDGPSQMQNGVMAKPNNNNNNEDSKTNLIVNYLPQHMSQDEMRSLFGKFGDIESCKLIRDKITGQSLGYGFVNYMKPADAAKALTMLNGLRLSSKMIKVSYARPSSQAIKDANLYISGIPKSYKQEDLDKLFSPYGHIITSRLLYDQDSNTSGRSRGVGFVRYDKRVEAERAIEALHDKIPDAGTDPLIVKFANNPSQNFHKVLQQAYMTCMSPQRRVVPIGSVGPMRHMPPCFRWQHLSDKMQGLLGKILPKNSMYSPMTLPHTQCNDMLNSMNLQAMTNNGNGWCLFVYNLPAESEESLLWQLFGPFGAVNNVKVVRDFNTNKCKGFGFVTMPKYEDAHRAIEALNGYCLGARTLQVSFKKAKNE; translated from the exons aCTACCACCAGGCACAATGATGGACGGACCTAGTCAAATGCAGAATGGTGTCATGGCCAAAcccaacaataacaacaataatgaagACAGTAAGACAAATCTCATTGTCAACTATCTGCCACAGCATATGTCACAGGATGAAATGCGTTCACTCTTCGGAAAATTTGGAGACATCGAGTCCTGTAAACTCATCCGGGACAAAATCACAG GTCAAAGTTTGGGCTATGGTTTTGTAAACTACATGAAGCCAGCGGATGCTGCTAAGGCCCTCACCATGCTCAACGGCCTCCGTTTGTCCTCCAAGATGATCAAG gtGTCATATGCTAGACCAAGCAGTCAAGCCATTAAAGATGCTAACCTTTACATCAGTGGTATCCCAAAGAGTTACAAACAAGAGGATCTTGATAAACTCTTCAGTCCTTACGGCCACATCATCACTTCCAGACTTCTCtatgaccaggactcaaacaCAT ctGGTCGCTCACGCGGTGTTGGATTTGTTCGTTATGATAAACGTGTGGAAGCAGAAAGAGCCATCGAAGCTCTTCATGATAAAATTCCAGACGCCGGCACGGACCCCTTGATTGTAAAATTCGCCAACAACCCCAGCCAGAACTTCCACAAGGTCCTGCAGCAGGCCTACATGACATGTATGTCGCCACAGCGCCGTGTCGTGCCAATCGGATCAGTGGGACCAATGCGTCATATGCCACCATGCTTCAG GTGGCAACACTTAAGCGACAAGATGCAAGGACTTCTTGGCAAGATATTGCCCAAAAACAGCAT GTATTCACCCATGACACTGCCACATACACAATGTAACGATATGCTCAACTCGATGAACCTCCAAGCCATGACCAACAACGGCAACGGCTGGTGTCTATTTGTCTACAATCTGCCTGCTGAGAGTGAGGAGTCCCTCTTGTGGCAGCTCTTTGGTCCATTCGGGGCTGTCAATAACGTCAAGGTAGTAAGAGATTTCAACACCAACAAGTGCAAGGGATTCGGCTTTGTCACTATGCCCAAGTACGAGGATGCACACCGCGCCATTGAAGCCCTCAATGGGTATTGCCTCGGTGCGCGCACTTTGCAGGTGTCTTTCAAAAAGGCGAAAAAtgagtag